The following is a genomic window from Nicotiana tabacum cultivar K326 chromosome 3, ASM71507v2, whole genome shotgun sequence.
GGGTGTGATGAAGAAGACGATACTATGTTAATGTTCTAAGGTTTTCGGACAATCTTATGTGATTAGGGTGAGGCTTTGTTGGCCGTTCGATGAAGAGGAATGAAAGGCTTAGATTGATTTGTCTTTAAGAAACTCAAAATGACGTAGTATTGGCCTGATACTACGTCGTTTGAATTGTTGAGGAGACTGAAAGGTCGGACCGGGTTGGGGCATGGTTTGGGCTAGTTTTGGACGGGTTTAAGGGTGCAATTGTTTGGGCTTGAGAGAAGTAAAATAAAATGGCCCAAAAAtctgattcttttctttttcctttcaaaattctttttaatccctttttcttttaaaaacaaaaataaaaataaagtaaaacctAATTTAATTCCTAacccaaattatcctaccaaattaaattaattaactctaactaataattaccataagtaattaaaaaccaaatttaaagggAAAACTACcaatatttcaaaaattaaaataaaaaaaagcaaaagtaaactattttttgttatttttccatttttataaaataactaatttgttaattaatccgaaaatgtagaattaaatcataaatgcaaatgcaacatctttttgtgtttttcattaattaaataaagttaacatgcgcagacaaatgcaaacaattaacgaaAATTGCTGCAAAAAtccacgaaattgcaaataatgagaaaaatttattttcttgaatttgtgggagtaattcatatagggaaaaatcacgtgctcacagctgcccctctttactcggaaacacgaagagtttccaTGCAAAGATAACGTGAgtggatacgagcaatttttgcccgtttgaatactctgtggaagcatttttgaaagattttgaccgcaccctgcttccgaggttgcatacatatccttggctataaaggaatcaggtcagtgtagtttgggaagtttcggtagctgggactaccatgaagctgtgatttcactgctgctactgcttaccgaACTCCtcattacaccatgacaaaattaaagaagctTGACTAAACTACGATTTatgcattacaaaaatcctatctgtATCTTCAAAATTgatcttgtgattgttgttgtcttgttgacttgtattctcctggTGAAGTCCCTTTGTTGCCAACTTGAGTTGTGATCTGAGAcactttcccttttcttcaggtggacgcctgattgctgaattcgaattataatctgagatgctttccttttCTCTAGTTGGATGCCTGATTACCGACAATTAAACTATTTCCCTTCCTTAAAACTGGTGTTGCtctcccttgctctctaggtggtcgcctgattaccaaaacttgaactgcattcccctgctctccaggtgggcgcctaattgccaaaactttaactatattcccgtgctctccaggtgggcacctgattgccaaacttgaactgtattcccgtgctctccaggtgggcgcctaattgccgaacttgaactgtattctcatgctctctaggtgggtgccttactgctgaacttgaaatgtattcttgtgctctctaggtgggtgcttgattgctgaacttgaattgtattcccgtgatCTCCAGGTGGtgcttgattgctgaacttgaactgtattcccgtgctctccaggtgggcacctgattgctgaacttgaactgtattcccgtgctctccaggtgggcgcctgattgctgaacttgaactgtattcccgtgctctccaggtgggcgcctgattgccaaaattttaattgtattcctgtgctctccagtgggcgcctgattgcaaaaactttaattatattcccgtgctctccaggtgggcacctgagtaccaaacttgaactgtattctcgtgctctccaggtgggcgcctgattgccaaaactttaactatattctcttgctctctaggtgggcgcctgattgctgaacttgaactgtattctcatgctctccaggtgggcgcctgatttcaacaaaatagacaaaacaaggaaaattttttctgccctagtttggtagctgggcacatgtGTGAGTGTTTGTCGAATAttttaagaatttgaaagctagatcccattatccaggagggtcctgaaagctccTAGTTAAAAATGACAGTTTTTAAagctaagttatatcttctaaagatgtgacttttgctaaatcttgttatctaagagggtcttaaaactACACCCCATTATCCAAGAGGATCCTGAAAGTCAAAAATCACGTATTATcctaagagtgacaacttttacggctgaattatactaccctacagtagaacttacgctaaatcttgttatctaatggaaatcttaaagctaagtcccattattcaggatgGTCCTGAAAGCTCTTAATTGAATCCTGTCTCAAGCATGAAAACTTTGAAGCCaatgctagattttgctactcatgattgttttgaattttaaactaggtcccattttccaggagggtcctgaaattttatGATCAGACCTGTCTGGTGCTTGTTTTCCCTTACGGAGGATTTTtccaaaacaaacgaaatttcctgcagtggttagtttgtggcattcttgctgaaggtggcctctccactgtcgtgctttgttttgattggcttccccgaactggccaagaaccgctttgactttccgactgactttcaaCCCCCATGACCTTGGATGACCCGAATGTTCTATACCCAAACCATTGTGTTACATCTCTGACCCATCTGTTTTAACCTCTGCATATCCCACGAAATTACTAACCATTTCACTGGTGGAACTTCCACTGAACTTTTATATTCTACTTCACATCATACTATCTAGAGCAATGCCTTGGCCGCCCTGTGCCTTGTGCAACTTcggaagttggtagtaagctttgaaatcccttcttatttgcttaaacagaactgacattggaaacatcttagagaaataaacccaaaagaaatgaaatgcaatgactttcagagttaaggataagaaaaatccaaaactagaagactatctgaagaggaaaaaaaagagacttatctgagtggagcagctggcaccaatgatcatgacatgtatcttggattaatcggcccaatctgtccaaccaatcaactttcagttgtcgtacttTGTGCCCAGAGATCTTCAAAACccaatttcttcaccaaaaccttatccttgttcggcctgcggtgccccgaagggttttcactaacaaacCTCTCTTATTTGTTTATCTCTCAACTCACGGTCGCCTCAAGGTGCaagtgagggttttcaccaataagactctctcatttttgatttttctcagcTCCCATCTCCTTACGGTGCCcgcaagggttttcaccaataagactctcttattttttcattttcctgcttaaaccagagtgttgcccctaacatgaatcacctctacttgctcgacttgaAATCTCTCGTAGACTGATCGGAAGGTTTTCCTTtcgaccgtaatgtgggcttttggatagggttagaaagaaatggtctcaaaaggctcaaaacaattcaaatgggttcaaagttacaacttttggaatcaaatttcctacaacaaccacaacttctgccccagttcctttgcttggggacttttggattttcattttgatgggaccgaaccgtgaggctgcttacgtatccttaaaaggaatcggGTCGAACGTGAGgcaaccgtgaggctgcctacaactttgttgttgtgatctttcttttctttttcttcctctttctcttcttttcttttctttcttccttttcctctttttgttgtttttttttcaatttgctAGGCAAACGCCTAGGGTTAGTTTTATTTATAACATGATAAAAGACAAAATACAATGTCATGATATCCTacgaaatgaaagaaataacttttgaatttaacaaatagcctattATTAAAATTGAGTGTTGCACTCAACATTGATATCACATTAATGCTATTAAACTTTGAAATACAAGTCTGCATCTAAGAATGTGCATGTGAAAGGCTTTTACAGCACACAATGCAACGCTCCTTCTATTAAAAATTCCCAGTTGTTTGTATCAATTCCAGTTTTTTTCGACActtgttttctcttttgtttcaAACACGCTTCCTCGCATGCTCTCCTCAATTTACTCAATTTACTCTTGGCGTGCAATTCCATTTTGGGACTGCCGAGCCTCCCTGTTCGATCACGCCCCAGCTGCCAGTAACCTTTCGTCAAGATGGACATCATAAAGCGTGCATGTCTTGGATCTGCAGCTTCTGTCCTTGCTGCACTCCTTTTGATTCCTTGAGGTGATCAATGGAGACAGTTTTGTGCTGTGTAATCCAGAAGCACGTGAGCTCAATTTACTCTTGGCGTGCAATTCCATGTTTGACAGCCTTTGTTCGATTTACTCTTGCCGAGCCTCCCTGTTCGATAAGCTGCCAGGATGGAATCGAGCCTCCCAGCTGCCTCCATGTTCGATCACGCACAAAATGCACAATGCCTTCCTGTTCGAGCCTCCCAGCTGCCAGCATCCGAAAGTTGGACAGCAGAAAACATGCATGTGCGTGCATGTCATCTGGTTTTGTGCGTATCACGCAGCTTCTGTCCTTGCTTCGCTCCTTTTGATTCCTTGAGCTGATCAATGAAGACAGctttgtgcttggtaaagaatCACGTGAGCTCCATATACAACTGAAGCATAAATAATCCAAGCCTCCCTCTTGGAACGCACATGAGCTCCACCTACAGCTGCACCATAAAGAAATATATCCCATAGTACCTTCATCCTAGAGTATTGCATGCTTTTATGTATCCTAGATAACATTCCATGTGCATTCCACTTTTCCATTTAATTCCTTTGCTCAACAGCATGTGTTGTCTGCCATGCCTTCCACATTAAACCATGTGTACACATTATTTTAAGGAATCCGAAAATGTATTGAAGAAACACATGCTGCATTGGCCTTCCACGAGAGTGGATTATTTTATGAATCCGAAAGAAATATACAAAGCTGCATTGGCCTTTGTTGCCATCTTTTCTCGAAAACATTTTTTCTGCACATGCTAGTTGTGTTTCCAATGCCATTTACTTCTGGTTGTGGTCGAAATGAAGAGCAATCATTTTTATATTCCCAGATCATGTTTGTAAATGAACAGTGCATGTGCTATTAAACACTTCTGCACCATGCTGGTTGTATATCCAAGGAACTGAAAGCACGCGATCACCCTATGCTGGTTGGGTTTCCAATACCATTAGTCTTTGTTGTTGTCCTCGATTATTGATGTGTTTTTGTTCTTTAGCATAAGTTATCTCGAAAAGTTACAGCATGGAGTGCCATAAGCATTGTGATAACGTAGTGTCACCTGCGCTAGAGAGAAGATAGTTAGAAATACCAACCATTATATCCTCCTCCCTTAGGATTTGAATATATTGGTCAATTAAGTTGACATGCCTCAtgctcttccttttctctttgatTCTTATATCCTGTCCACCTTCACCCTTAGACTTGGACATTTCAGCTTATCTTCATTAACCAACCTCCTTCCCTGTGCATCTAGATGCCAGAAttgttggcattctatttctccatgatctaaagcataattagccaagtgatctgccaacTTGTTGCCCTCCCTATGAATATGAGTAACTGTGTAATTGCCCTCATTCATTAGTTGCATCATTTCCTCTACCTGGTCAGAtatgatccatggtggtttcCAGATCCCATCCATTATCTTTTTTAATAACATTGAGTCAGTTTGAAGCCATACATGAGAGTATTGTTGAAATCTGCAAAACCTTAGTGCTTCTACCATGGCCTTCGCTTCAGCTACTGTGTTTGTTGTCTCCTCAATCTCTTTCCCTACTGACTTGACTATGTCACCATTTTCATTTCTTATACAAAAGCCTATTGAGCTCCTGCTTGGATTTCCTCTCGATGCACCATCTGTATTAACTTTTAGCCATCCTGCACTTGGAAATTCCCACATGACTTTTGTAACCTTAGTTTAGGAGTGAAATTTTCCATCATAGTTAATAGATCTTGCCATTTGTGAGGTACCATGTCCATCCCAGGCTTTCTCACTTTCACCAATGCCTGGagatttgatgaaacttgatgaatcaCCCTGTTGGTTGTCACAACATCACCATACTTCatactatttcttcttttccaaagTTCCCAGACTACGCATGAGGGGAGTGCTTGCATTACTAGTTTGAGCCTTAAGCACACATTTGCAGTCCAACATTTTGTGATTGCTTGGTGCAATGTAAGTCCCTCCACAGCTATTCCTGTCCTCTATAGAAAATACTTCCAAGTTGTCTTTGTAGTTTCTGATCTAAAAAACAAGTGCTGAAGAGATTCCTCGTCAGGCTGTACACAACACCAACATTTTGATGGCATGCAGTAGCCTACCCTTTTCAAGAAATCATCTAAAGGTAGTTTTGCTTTCCACATGaaaaatgctattttaaaagGCAGTCCCTTTACCCAAATCATCCTATAGGCTGTTCTTGGTTCGTCTCTTCTTCTCGTATACTCCCATGCTGACTTAACACTGAAATATCCTCTTGTTTTCAACATCCAACAAGGCATGTCAAGAACCTGCTGAGGTGAAGGTGGTTTGATTTTCTCCAGAATGTGTACTGCTAAATCTTCAGGAAGCATTTCAAATAGCCTGTCCACATCCCACTCACCATCTAAGGTAACATCATGTACGTTATGTACATTTTCATCAATGCCAAAGTCCTGAGGAACTAAAAAATATAGTGCCCCAAGACCTGTCCAGTTTTCATACCAAAATAGTGAGGATCCCCTTTTTGTTTGCCAAAGGATTTGATGTTCAATCAGATCTCTGCATTCCAACATTTTTCTCCAAATGTGAGACCCCCTTTTCCATGGaacataatttaattttttacagTATTTCTGACATACAAAAGAACTCCATAGGCTTGGTTTTATTTTGAAATTCCACCACAGCTTGCTGAATAATGCCTTTGCTACATCATGCAGTGACCTGAAACCTATTCCTCCTTCCTCAACTGGCATGCATAAGGTATTCCATGAAGCCCAATGCCTACTAGTTCCTCCTATAGTGCTGCTCCAGAAAAACTGAGCAAATAATTTGTGCAACCTATTTATCACATACTTTGGAGGGTTTACCGCTAATAGTAGATGCATAGGCATGCTTTGCAGTACATGGGATATGAGAACTGCCCTGCCCCTACTGATAATAACTTGCCCTGCCATGATTGCAGTTTGTCCATTACCTTAGTAATTAGGGGCTGATAGTATTCCAGCTTTCTCCTTGCATAAAATATCGGACAACCTAGATATATGATAGGGAAATCATCCCTATGAATGCCTGTGATCCTTTCCACCTTGCTGACCACTTCCATGTCTGTTAAATGATGCAGGTACACAGCTGATTTGGTCTTGTTAACAAGCTGCCCAGATGCAGCTTCATATGCCTTCAGCacttgcataatcagcatcagagaTGTTTCATctgaggatgagaaaataatcaTGTCATCTGCATACACCAAATGATTGATCTTTGGACTCCACTTTGGCATCCCAAATCCACAAAAATACAGGTTAGTATGAAGTGCATTTAGACCCCTAGATTATGCTTCTGCTGCCAATATAAACAAAGTTGGAGATACAGGATCACCTTGTTTTACTCCCCTTGAGGACTTAAAGAACCCATGAGCTTGACCATTGATTAGAATAGAATACCAATTGTTTGAAACTAATCCAAATACAATCACTATCAACCTTTCTGTGAATCCCATCTTTCTCAGTACCTTGGTTAGGAATAGACAAGATAATCTATCATAAGCTTTGGTCATATCTAGCTTTAGGATGACATTAGGTCCAGCCTTAGTTCTAAGCCTAATGTCAGTCACTATCTCCTGAGTTAGAAGGATGTTTTCTACTATATTTCTGCCCTTAACAAAACCTGCCTGTTCCTCTGATATCAGACATGGGAGAAATTTCACTAGCCTTTCATGTACCACCCTCGATATAACCTTATTAGAAAAATTACTGAGGCTTATTGGTCTTACATCAGAAAAGGTGgtaattcttttttctttggtaGCAGAACTAGGTTGGTGTGTGTTACACACTTGGGTAGTTCATGACCATTGAAAAAAGCCCTCACCATGTCGTACAGGTCATCCCCTATTATGTCCCAACAAGAATGATAGAATTTTCCTGTCATACCATCTGCCCCCAGCACTATCACCATTAAGTTCAAGTACTGCCACTTTAACCTCCTCTTTTGTTGGCTGATTAATCAATTTTGCATTCTGCTCAGTGTTAATCAGATGAGGAACATGCTCTAAGATATCAAATAATGAAGGAGTAGCTGCTTCTGTGAACTGTTCCTCGTAGTATTTGATAGCCCCTTCTgcaatttcttgttcttcttcaatcCAGGTTCCTCCACTATTTTGAATTCTGTTAAGCTGAAGTCTCTTTCTCCTACCTCTCACTTGTGCATGGAAAAACTTAGTGTTCCTATCCCCTTCCTCGAACCAAGTCATGCCTGCCTTTTGTTGCCTATATTTCTCCTCTAGTGCAAGGCATTTGATCAATTCTGCCTGAACCTTTTGTAGCCTTTCCCTGTTCATCCCTGTAGGATTTACTTCAAATTCTGCTTCATGAACCATCACTACCTCCTCCATGCTTGCTATCTTTTGGAAAATATCTCCAAATGTAGCCTTACTCCATAATGAAAGggccttctttaatttttttaacttgtgaTTAAAAAGAATATAAGGATTTGCACTGAAATCAGCTGTCCAATTCTCTTTCACCACATCTTTAAAAGTCTCATGTTCCACCCAAAAATTCAAGAAATTAAAAGACTTTTTTATTTGTGGAGTCTCAATATCACACTTCAGATACATTGGACAATGATCAGAACCAGTCTTTAACAAATGTTGCACCTCTATTCCTGGAAATGTTTGTTGGAACTCAACATTGGCCAAACATCTGTCTAGCCTTTTGAATATACAGTCTTCCTCTgctctcccattccaccatgtaaatatgcTACCTTTAAATCCAAGGTCGAAGAGATTGCAAGTGTTGACGCAGTGtcgaaaatcatcaatttcattcAATGACACAGGTAGCCCACCAAACTTCTCTTCTTAATCCCATATTACATTGAAATCACCTCCTACAAGCCATGGTGCATCCATATCCCTTGCCATTGCGTATAATGAATCCCATAATTCTATCCTCTCAATTGCATCATATTTAGCATATATCAATGTTAGGACAAACTCCACATGTGATTCAGTATGGAACAATCGTAGTGTTAATTGTTGCACCATATTGTACATAACAGTTACCTCAAATACCTCATCTATGAAAGCCCAGATCTTGTTGGAAACATTTGAAATTGCCTGTGCAAGTCCTATCTTGTTTCTGTACCTTTCCATTTTTTTGCTTGTTGCTTTGGCTCCATTAATCCTACAAATTCATAGTGATTTTGCCTGTGCATTTTTGTCAACCTTTCAAAGGCCTGCTGTGTGTTGACTGACCTTATATTCCAAATGATAGCATTCATCACTGATTATTGGATTTAGTTAGCGTTCTCCTTGTGTGCACCCCAGCTTTTGGTGCTgcaaaattatctttttgttgcttcttcttaccttttgctgctgattttgccttttccacttgTGTAGGTGATAAGTCACCTTGCCTTGCAGCATTCATAAGGTGTTGGGTAGTCGATTCGTGATCCATGTCGTATCCTGATctaccaggttcttctccttcttcattgTCTTCCTTCCCTCCTGTTGTAGCTCCAAATGCATTTTTTAGGGACCAAGGCCTTCTCTTCTCCTCGTTTTAACAGCTGCACCTGCTTTTTCTCCAATGTAACAATAACAtttactatttttgttttttgttttggttgtttctcCTTCTTTGTTGGGTTGTGTCCTTGTGGGTCTTCTTGTGATTTATGAAGTTTATCGTCTTCTGTTCCTCCAGGATCATTTACCTCTGGGCCTCTTCCTTCATAGTTTCTAATTTCTGTTACTTCTGCTATCTGATAATTATTGTTGTGCTCAACAATTTTTGATCCTCCcattattaaaaaattaacagttgtattattgtcattggtATGGAGCTCTCTATTTACACTTTGCTCATTTAAACtttgctcatcttcttctttgtccTTCTCATTTGGTTCCTCATCAGCTTGTGCTCCTAGTGGTACTTCGTTCTCCTCTGAATCGTATTCCCTTTGTGCATCCCATAGCTTGCCACCACAACTTTGCACTCTTTCTTTAAATGTCGACAATTTTGACCCTTCTGCTTGAGAATTTGGAGTTTTATTAAGTTCATTGTTCACAAATGTATCTTGTGATGGGTTTTCTCGACATGATGTATTGATCTTCACTATTCCATCTCCTGTTTTATCCTTGAAACTTCTTTCTACCCATTGTGTAGTATCGTTTTTTGCTTTTGATGCCTCCTTTCTATTGACTAGACCATTAGTCGAACCAATACCCGATGAGTTAAGATGAAAAGCTTGTGCTGCTGGATTTAGCTTTCCCTCATTATTGACCAtatgttttggtttttgcttTGTAGATGCTTGGTTATGAACTGCTGGACTGTTTGTTGCTGTATTAGCTGCCACTATTGCCAATTGATTAACAAGTtcttcctcttcatccatcccttGTAATATTGCAAACTTGTTAGCTACTTGAACATGATCATTATCTTCATTGTCTACTGCCAC
Proteins encoded in this region:
- the LOC142175486 gene encoding uncharacterized protein LOC142175486, which codes for MGFTERLIVIVFGLVSNNWYSILINGQAHGFFKSSRGVKQGDPWSPKINHLVYADDMIIFSSSDETSLMLIMQVLKAYEAASGQLVNKTKSAVYLHHLTDMEVVSKVERITGIHRDDFPIIYLGCPIFYARRKLEYYQPLITKFFWSSTIGGTSRHWASWNTLCMPVEEGGIGFRSLHDVAKALFSKLWWNFKIKPSLWSSFVCQKYCKKLNYVPWKRGSHIWRKMLECRDLIEHQILWQTKRGSSLFWYENWTGLGALYFLVPQDFGIDENVHNVHDVTLDGEWDVDRLFEMLPEDLAVHILEKIKPPSPQQVLDMPCWMLKTRGYFSVKSAWEYTRRRDEPRTAYRMIWVKGLPFKIAFFMWKAKLPLDDFLKRGDSSSFIKSPGIGESEKAWDGHGWLKVNTDGASRGNPSRSSIGFCIRNENGDIVKSVGKEIEETTNTVAEAKAMVEALRFCRFQQYSHVWLQTDSMLLKKIMDGIWKPPWIISDQGRRLVNEDKLKCPSLRVKVDRI
- the LOC142175489 gene encoding uncharacterized protein LOC142175489, producing the protein MERYRNKIGLAQAISNVSNKIWAFIDEVFEVTVMYNMVQQLTLRLFHTESHVEFVLTLIYAKYDAIERIELWDSLYAMARDMDAPWLVGGSIFTWWNGRAEEDCIFKRLDRCLANVEFQQTFPGIEVQHLLKTGSDHCPMYLKCDIETPQIKKSFNFLNFWVEHETFKDVVKENWTADFSANPYILFNHKLKKLKKALSLWSKATFGDIFQKIASMEEVVMVHEAEFEVNPTGMNRERLQKVQAELIKCLALEEKYRQQKAGMTWFEEGDRNTKFFHAQVRGRRKRLQLNRIQNSGGTWIEEEQEIAEGAIKYYEEQFTEAATPSLFDILEHVPHLINTEQNAKLINQPTKEEVKVAVLELNGDSAGGRWYDRKILSFLLGHNRG